From a region of the Arachis ipaensis cultivar K30076 chromosome B09, Araip1.1, whole genome shotgun sequence genome:
- the LOC107618468 gene encoding F-box/kelch-repeat protein At1g80440, with amino-acid sequence MELISGLPEDLARDCLIRVSYQQFPTVASVCKNWKEEVESPEFRRQRRRTGISQKLLVMVHARCDPDNEPGSGSSKRLYNPVYRLSVFEPVTGNWSELPAPPEFESGLPMFCRVASVGSELILLGGLDPNTWKASDSVLIYNFITAKWRRGTHMPGGSRMLFACVSDSRRMVFVAGGHDDEKNALRSALAYDVAEDKWISLPDMAAERDECTALFRHGRLAVVGGYRTETQGVFERSAEVFDVATWQWGPVMEEFLDCATCPRNSTDGGDVDGRVIMCCGEEIKSRQGGTWQKMGKVPVEIRNVAYVGALDGGAVVIGSNGHGEAHESFVFDLKSCNWRKVETPEKFRGHVQTGCVLEI; translated from the coding sequence ATGGAACTTATTTCCGGTTTGCCTGAAGACTTGGCCCGAGACTGTTTGATTCGGGTCTCATACCAACAATTCCCAACGGTGGCATCGGTTTGCAAAAACTGGAAAGAGGAGGTTGAGTCGCCGGAGTTTCGCCGTCAACGCCGGCGCACCGGCATCTCACAGAAGCTCCTCGTGATGGTTCATGCACGATGTGACCCGGATAATGAACCCGGATCCGGTTCATCAAAGCGATTATATAACCCAGTTTACCGTCTCAGCGTGTTCGAACCGGTAACCGGTAACTGGAGCGAGTTGCCTGCCCCACCGGAGTTTGAATCCGGGCTACCCATGTTTTGTCGGGTCGCTAGCGTTGGGTCGGAGCTTATCCTATTGGGCGGGTTAGACCCAAATACATGGAAGGCTTCTGATTCCGTTTTGATTTATAACTTCATTACTGCGAAGTGGCGCCGGGGGACTCACATGCCTGGTGGGTCCCGCATGCTCTTTGCATGCGTGTCAGACTCGCGGCGAATGGTATTCGTCGCCGGTGGACACGACGACGAGAAAAATGCACTGCGATCCGCGCTGGCGTATGACGTGGCAGAGGATAAGTGGATATCCCTGCCCGACATGGCTGCGGAACGCGACGAGTGCACGGCCTTGTTCCGCCACGGGCGACTGGCTGTCGTCGGTGGTTATCGGACGGAAACGCAAGGTGTGTTTGAAAGGAGCGCGGAGGTTTTTGACGTTGCCACGTGGCAGTGGGGTCCAGTAATGGAGGAGTTTTTGGATTGCGCCACGTGTCCGAGAAACTCGACGGACGGTGGTGATGTGGACGGGAGAGTGATCATGTGTTGCGGCGAGGAGATAAAATCGAGGCAGGGTGGCACGTGGCAGAAGATGGGGAAGGTGCCGGTGGAGATACGGAACGTGGCGTACGTTGGAGCGTTGGATGGAGGGGCAGTGGTGATTGGATCCAACGGTCACGGAGAGGCGCATGAAAGTTTCGTGTTTGATTTGAAGAGTTGTAATTGGAGAAAGGTTGAAACCCCAGAAAAATTCAGGGGCCATGTCCAAACAGGTTGTGTTTTGGAGATTTAA
- the LOC107617174 gene encoding WAT1-related protein At1g68170-like, whose translation MGNIGNVINGLKPAIGMIIVQVAYAGLSILYKLVVEDGMNMSVLIAYRTLFATSFVVPLAFFMERKSKPKITPDVLFQSFLCGLFGVTLQQNLYVRAVAFASATYASTMTNLIPGVTFILALCFGLERLKIRTLTGKAKVIGTIMGIGGVMIITFYKTKEIHIWPTHHVNMIKHNQSHISPTNQVLGSAFGFGNCLCYSMWLILQAKMSEKFPWQYSSAALVSAMACIQVIIFALCMERNWNQWKLGWNIKLLSVAYTGIVASGIALVLISWCVRLRGPLYASTFNPLSLVIVTIAASLILDERLYVGSIIGSILVVLGLYTVLWGKGKEYENMAKEKLTKVVSTNGQTLKIIITTNNHSDNNINNGIDMKLSREGQQQNGVKDCSSNKGNQGNEGKVTPLNNEDSKPST comes from the exons ATGGGAAATATTGGTAATGTTATAAATGGGCTTAAGCCTGCAATTGGGATGATAATTGTTCAAGTTGCTTATGCTGGTCTTAGTATTTTATACAAATTGGTTGTAGAAGATGGTATGAACATGAGTGTACTCATTGCCTATAGAACCCTATTTGCAACATCTTTTGTTGTTCCTCTTGCATTCTTCATGGAAAG GAAGAGCAAGCCAAAAATTACACCAGATGTTCTCTTTCAATCATTCCTTTGTGGATTATTTGG GGTAACTTTACAACAAAATCTGTATGTGAGGGCAGTGGCATTTGCATCAGCAACATATGCTTCAACCATGACCAACCTTATTCCTGGTGTGACCTTCATCCTAGCCCTCTGTTTTGG ATTAGAAAGGTTGAAGATTAGAACATTAACAGGGAAGGCTAAGGTTATTGGCACTATAATGGGGATTGGTGgagtcatgatcatcacattctaTAAGACCAAAGAGATTCACATTTGGCCTACACATCATGTCAATATGATCAAGCACAACCAATCACACATTTCTCCTACTAATCAAGTTTTGGGCTCTGCTTTTGGTTTTGGAAATTGTTTATGCTATTCTATGTGGTTGATCCTTCag gCTAAGATGAGTGAAAAATTCCCCTGGCAATATTCAAGTGCAGCATTGGTGTCAGCAATGGCATGTATTCAAGTAATTATATTTGCACTTTGCATGGAAAGAAATTGGAATCAATGGAAGCTTGGTTGGAATATCAAACTCCTCAGTGTAGCTTATACG GGAATAGTGGCATCTGGAATAGCTTTGGTTCTGATTTCATGGTGTGTGAGATTAAGAGGTCCACTTTATGCTTCTACTTTCAACCCTCTTTCTCTTGTCATAGTTACCATTGCAGCCTCTTTAATTTTGGATGAAAGACTCTATGTGGGAAG CATAATAGGTTCAATATTAGTAGTGTTGGGGCTATACACTGTCTTGTGGGGTAAAGGCAAAGAATATGAGAACATGGCAAAGGAGAAGCTTACAAAAGTAGTCTCAACCAATGGCCAAACATTGAAGATTATTATCACAACAAATAATCATAgtgataataatattaataatggaATTGACATGAAGTTATCAAGAGAAGGACAACAACAAAATGGAGTTAAAGATTGTTCAAGTAACAAAGGAAACCAAGGAAATGAAGGAAAGGTAACCCCATTGAACAATGAGGACTCAAAACCTAGTACCTAG
- the LOC107619533 gene encoding uncharacterized protein LOC107619533 translates to MLMEQCKNMGEIQAKLNCQCSSNLKSMPPNSPSFRRLTTRREGKGGGGGGGGGSRSAQWFQSNRILLWLLMITLWAYVAFFVQSRWENGDKEDEFLGFGSRSIDTNPDSQQNHHQDLIVDERIIMSFDDEIVGNKLGVGETMHVASLSKKENLVQSVPKTSSKRKIRRRSKRKRKSRGEGIGIEEQDPEIPKTNSTYGFLVGPFGSIEDRILQWNPEKHYFGSCNRKGEFARLVRSKRFVLIFHELSMTGAPLSMMELGTELLNCGGAAVSAVVLSKKGGLMQELTRRRIKVLEDKAQLSFKAARNADLVIAGSAVCASWIEQYIDHFPAAASQVAWWIMENRREYFDRSKQVLHRVNMLAFLSKSQSKQWQKWCEEERVKLRSQPAIIPLSVNDELAFVAGIPSMPNTPSFSAEKMAERRKLLRDSVRREMGLNDNDMLVITLSSINTGKGQFLLLKSASSIVEHEPSLQDDNKEMKSSSDIGDYLSSLARTHHIGRLLLLLRKNSSVAFNDISSTSMNRLHEHTILNRGREDLSNKNASREQSLKILIGSVGSKSNKVDYVKGILHFLSQHSNLSKSVLWTPATTRVASLYSAADVYVINSQGLGETFGRVTIEAMAFGLPVLGTNAGGTQEIVEHNVTGLLHPIGRPGIRILAQNLRLLLENRPARERMGRNGRRKVQRMYLKHHMYTKFVEVLVRCMRRTK, encoded by the exons ATGTTAATGGAGCAGTGCAAGAACATGGGAGAAATTCAAGCAAAATTGAATTGTCAGTGTTCATCAAATTTGAAATCCATGCCACCAAATTCTCCTTCATTCAGGAGATTAACAACAAGAAGAGAAGGcaagggtggtggtggtggtggcggtggcGGCAGCCGCAGTGCACAATGGTTTCAGAGCAACCGGATTCTGTTGTGGCTGTTAATGATTACCCTTTGGGCTTATGTTGCATTTTTTGTTCAGTCTAGGTGGGAAAATGGAGATAAAGAAGATGAGTTCTTAGGGTTTGGAAGCAGGTCAATTGATACAAACCCTGATTCTCAACAGAATCACCATCAAGATTTGATTGTTGATGAGAGAATTATAATGTCTTTTGATGATGAAATTGTTGGAAACAAATTGGGGGTTGGTGAAACAATGCATGTAGCTTCTTTGTCCAAGAAAGAAAATCTTGTTCAATCTGTTCCCAAAACCAGCTCAAAGAGGAAGATCAGACGCCGGAGTAAGAGGAAGCGAAAATCGAGAGGCGAGGGAATTGGTATAGAGGAGCAAGATCCAGAAATTCCCAAGACTAATAGTACCTATGGATTCCTTGTTGGTCCATTTGGTTCAATTGAGGATAGAATTCTGCAATGGAATCCTGAGAAGCATTATTTTGGAAGCTGCAACAGGAAGGGGGAATTCGCGCGCCTCGTTCGTTCGAAGAGGTTTGTGTTGATATTCCATGAGCTATCTATGACTGGAGCACCACTCTCAATGATGGAGTTGGGAACAGAACTTTTGAATTGTGGTGGTGCTGCTGTTTCAGCTGTTGTGCTTAGCAAGAAGGGTGGTTTGATGCAAGAGCTCACTCGGAGGCGAATCAAGGTGCTTGAAGACAAAGCCCAATTAAGCTTCAAGGCAGCAAGGAATGCTGATCTTGTCATTGCTGGATCAGCTGTCTGTGCATCATGGATTG AACAATATATTGATCATTTTCCTGCTGCTGCAAGCCAAGTTGCTTGGTGGATTATGGAAAATCGGCGAGAGTATTTCGATCGTTCGAAGCAAGTCTTGCACAGAGTTAACATGTTGGCCTTCTTATCCAAATCACAATCTAAGCAATGGCAAAAatggtgtgaagaagagagagtgaAACTAAGATCACAGCCTGCAATTATTCCACTGTCAGTTAATGATGAACTGGCCTTTGTAGCTGGCATTCCTTCCATGCCGAACACTCCATCCTTCAGCGCCGAGAAAATGGCCGAAAgaaggaaattgttgagagattCGGTCCGAAGAGAAATGGGGCTGAATGATAATGACATGCTTGTGATAACTCTGAGTAGCATCAACACTGGGAAGGGACAGTTTTTGCTTCTTAAATCAGCAAGCTCAATAGTGGAACATGAACCATCATTGCAAGATGATAATAAAGAAATGAAAAGTTCTTCTGATATTGGAGACTACCTATCTTCTCTTGCTAGAACACATCATATTGGAAGATTATTGCTGCTGTTGAGGAAGAATAGCAGTGTAGCATTCAATGATATCTCAAGCACTTCTATGAACAGGTTACATGAACATACTATTTTGAACAGAGGAAGAGAAGATTTATCCAACAAAAATGCATCAAGGGAACAATCTCTCAAGATTCTAATTGGTTCTGTTGGATCTAAGAGTAACAAGGTGGACTATGTTAAGGGTATTCTGCATTTCTTATCACAGCATTCAAACTTGTCAAAGTCTGTTTTGTGGACTCCGGCCACGACACGTGTCGCCTCGCTTTACTCTGCTGCAGATGTTTATGTCATAAATTCTCAG GGATTAGGAGAAACATTTGGAAGGGTAACCATAGAAGCAATGGCATTTGGACTTCCG GTGCTTGGAACAAATGCAGGGGGAACTCAAGAAATTGTTGAGCATAATGTAACAGGTCTTCTTCACCCCATTGGACGACCCGGGATTCGTATCCTCGCACAGAATCTCCGGCTTTTACTCGAAAACCGGCCGGCGAGGGAAAGAATGGGAAGAAATGGAAGAAGGAAAGTGCAGAGGATGTACCTTAAACACCACATGTATACAAAATTTGTAGAGGTTCTTGTGAGGTGCATGAGGAGGACCAAATAA